In Psychrilyobacter piezotolerans, one genomic interval encodes:
- the rpsS gene encoding 30S ribosomal protein S19 yields the protein MARSLKKGPFCDHHLMKKVEAAVAADNMKAVIKTWSRRSTIFPNFIGLTFGVYNGKKHVPVHVTEYMVGHKLGEFSPTRTYYGHGVDKKKKKK from the coding sequence ATGGCAAGATCATTAAAAAAAGGACCTTTTTGTGATCATCACTTAATGAAGAAAGTTGAAGCAGCAGTAGCGGCGGATAACATGAAAGCGGTAATCAAAACTTGGTCAAGAAGATCAACTATATTTCCTAACTTCATCGGATTAACATTTGGAGTTTATAACGGTAAAAAGCATGTACCTGTTCACGTAACTGAGTATATGGTTGGACATAAGTTAGGAGAATTTTCACCTACTAGAACTTATTACGGTCATGGTGTAGATAAAAAGAAAAAGAAAAAATAA
- the rplD gene encoding 50S ribosomal protein L4 — MSVLNIYDVTGTQTGTVEVKDTVFAIEPNKTVLHEVLTAELAAARQGTASTKTRGMVRGGGRKPFRQKGTGRARQGTIRAPHMVGGGVTFGPSPRSFEKKVNKKVRSLALKSALSAKVANGDILVLDAALDAPRTKTIVALTTALNATNKQLFVVNDLANKEDFNLYLSARNLENAVVLQPNELGVYWLLKQNQVIITKDALTTLEEVLG, encoded by the coding sequence ATGTCAGTTTTAAATATATATGATGTTACAGGTACTCAAACTGGTACTGTAGAAGTTAAAGATACAGTATTCGCTATTGAGCCTAATAAAACAGTTTTACACGAAGTGTTAACTGCTGAATTAGCTGCTGCAAGACAAGGGACTGCATCAACTAAGACAAGAGGAATGGTGAGAGGTGGAGGAAGAAAGCCTTTCAGACAAAAGGGAACAGGTAGAGCTAGACAAGGTACTATCAGAGCCCCTCATATGGTAGGTGGAGGAGTTACATTCGGTCCGTCACCAAGATCATTTGAAAAGAAAGTAAATAAGAAAGTAAGAAGCTTAGCTTTAAAATCAGCTTTATCAGCTAAAGTAGCTAACGGAGATATCTTAGTATTAGATGCAGCATTAGATGCACCTAGAACAAAGACAATCGTTGCGTTAACAACTGCTTTAAACGCTACTAATAAGCAATTATTCGTAGTAAATGACTTAGCAAACAAAGAAGACTTCAACTTATATTTATCAGCTAGAAACCTAGAAAATGCAGTTGTATTACAACCAAATGAATTAGGTGTATACTGGTTATTAAAGCAAAACCAAGTAATCATTACTAAGGATGCTTTAACAACTCTTGAGGAGGTGCTAGGATAA
- the rpsJ gene encoding 30S ribosomal protein S10 — MASKLRIYLNAYDHKLLDQSAAKIADVAKKSGAEIAGPMPLPTKIKKHTVLKSVHVNKSSREQFEMRVHRRMVEIKDATQKTISSLTAVNLPAGVGIEIKQV, encoded by the coding sequence TGGCATCAAAGTTAAGAATCTATTTAAACGCTTATGATCACAAATTATTGGATCAATCAGCAGCAAAAATCGCAGACGTTGCTAAAAAATCTGGAGCGGAAATCGCTGGGCCAATGCCTTTACCAACAAAGATTAAAAAGCACACTGTATTAAAATCAGTTCACGTTAACAAATCTTCTAGAGAGCAATTCGAAATGAGAGTTCACAGAAGAATGGTTGAGATTAAAGACGCTACTCAAAAGACTATTTCATCTTTAACTGCAGTTAACTTACCAGCTGGTGTAGGTATTGAAATCAAACAAGTTTAA
- the rplC gene encoding 50S ribosomal protein L3, with product MSGILGKKIGMTQIFEDGKAIPVTVIEAGPNYVLQKKTVEKEGYSAIQLGFGEKKEKNTTKPLMGIFNKAGVKSQRFVKELKVDSVEGYELGQELKVDVLEGTNFVDITGTSKGKGTAGVMKRHNFSGNRATHGVSRNHRLGGSIGQSSNPSKVFKGMKMMGRYGNAQVTVQNLELVKVDIENNLLLVKGAVPGPKNGYIVIKPAIKK from the coding sequence ATGTCAGGAATTTTAGGAAAAAAAATCGGAATGACTCAAATCTTCGAAGATGGAAAAGCTATTCCAGTAACAGTAATCGAAGCAGGTCCTAACTATGTTTTACAAAAGAAAACTGTAGAAAAAGAAGGGTACTCAGCTATTCAATTAGGTTTCGGAGAAAAGAAAGAGAAGAACACTACTAAGCCACTTATGGGAATCTTCAACAAAGCTGGAGTTAAATCTCAAAGATTTGTTAAAGAGCTTAAAGTAGACTCAGTAGAAGGTTATGAATTAGGACAAGAGTTAAAAGTAGACGTTTTAGAAGGTACTAACTTCGTAGACATCACAGGTACTTCAAAAGGTAAAGGTACTGCCGGTGTAATGAAGAGACATAACTTCAGCGGAAACAGAGCAACTCATGGTGTTTCAAGAAATCATAGACTTGGAGGATCAATTGGTCAATCTTCAAACCCTTCTAAAGTATTCAAAGGTATGAAAATGATGGGAAGATATGGTAATGCACAAGTAACTGTTCAAAACTTAGAATTAGTAAAAGTTGATATTGAAAACAACTTATTATTAGTAAAAGGTGCGGTTCCAGGACCAAAGAACGGATACATCGTAATTAAGCCAGCTATCAAAAAATAA
- the rplW gene encoding 50S ribosomal protein L23 has protein sequence MTAYDIIKKPIITEKSEILRREFNKFTFEVNKKANKIEIRKAIETIFNVKVTDVATSNIKSVSARHGQKLYMTAAKKKAVVTLAEGNAITYFETV, from the coding sequence ATGACTGCTTACGATATCATCAAAAAGCCTATCATCACTGAAAAATCTGAAATTTTAAGAAGAGAATTCAATAAATTCACTTTTGAAGTAAATAAGAAGGCTAACAAAATTGAAATAAGAAAAGCTATCGAAACTATCTTTAATGTAAAGGTAACAGATGTAGCTACATCTAACATCAAATCAGTTTCAGCTAGACATGGACAAAAGTTGTACATGACTGCTGCTAAGAAAAAAGCTGTTGTAACATTAGCTGAAGGAAATGCAATAACTTACTTCGAAACAGTTTAA
- the rplP gene encoding 50S ribosomal protein L16, translating into MLMPKRTKHRKSFRGRMKGTAQRGNTVAFGDWGLQALEPKWITNRQIESCRVAMNRTFKREGTVFIRIFPDKPITARPAGVRMGKGKGNVEGYVAVVKPGRIMFEVSGVSEELALKALRKATMKLPIACKIVKKDGGEK; encoded by the coding sequence ATGTTAATGCCTAAAAGAACAAAACATAGAAAAAGTTTCAGAGGAAGAATGAAAGGAACTGCTCAAAGAGGAAATACTGTAGCATTCGGAGACTGGGGATTACAAGCCCTTGAACCAAAGTGGATCACTAACAGACAAATTGAATCTTGTAGAGTAGCTATGAACAGAACTTTCAAAAGAGAAGGAACTGTATTTATTAGAATATTCCCTGACAAGCCTATCACAGCAAGACCTGCTGGAGTTAGAATGGGTAAAGGTAAAGGTAACGTAGAAGGTTACGTTGCAGTAGTTAAACCAGGAAGAATCATGTTTGAGGTTTCTGGAGTATCTGAAGAGTTGGCACTTAAAGCTCTTAGAAAAGCTACTATGAAATTACCAATCGCTTGTAAAATTGTAAAAAAAGATGGTGGTGAGAAATAA
- the rplV gene encoding 50S ribosomal protein L22 — MEARAITRYVRLSPRKARLVADLIRGKSALEALDILEFANKKSAVTIKKTLSSAIANATNNHEMDEEKLVVSTIMINEGPVLKRIKPRAMGKADIIRKPTAHIVVAVSEK; from the coding sequence GTGGAAGCTAGAGCAATAACTAGATATGTGAGATTATCTCCAAGAAAAGCAAGATTAGTAGCAGACTTAATAAGAGGAAAATCAGCGTTAGAAGCGTTAGATATCCTTGAGTTCGCAAACAAGAAATCAGCAGTAACAATAAAGAAAACTTTATCATCAGCTATCGCTAACGCAACTAACAACCATGAAATGGATGAAGAAAAATTAGTTGTCTCTACAATAATGATCAACGAAGGACCAGTATTGAAGAGAATCAAGCCAAGAGCAATGGGTAAGGCAGACATAATCAGAAAACCTACAGCACACATCGTTGTAGCAGTATCAGAGAAGTAA
- the rpmC gene encoding 50S ribosomal protein L29, with protein sequence MEAKEIRGIATEELVVKAKELKEELFNLKFQLSLGQLANTAKIREVRRNIARIKTILNERTA encoded by the coding sequence ATGGAAGCTAAAGAAATCAGAGGAATAGCTACTGAGGAATTAGTAGTGAAAGCAAAAGAATTAAAAGAAGAATTATTTAACTTAAAGTTTCAACTTTCATTAGGTCAATTAGCGAACACTGCTAAGATAAGAGAAGTTAGAAGAAACATCGCTAGAATCAAAACTATTTTAAATGAGAG
- the rplB gene encoding 50S ribosomal protein L2 translates to MAIRKMKAMTNGTRHMSYLVSEELDKNVRPEKSLTVPLNSAYGRDNYGHRTGRNRQKGHKRMYRIIDFKRNKLDIPAKVASIQYDPNRTANIALLHYVDGEKRYILAPKGLVAGDVVMAGANAEIKPGNALKLKDMPVGTQIHNIELQIAKGGQLVRSAGTSARLVAKEGTYCHIELPSGELRLIHKECMATIGEIGNAEHQLVSIGKAGRNRNMGRRPHVRGSAMNPCDHPHGGGEGRSPIGRKSPVTPWGKPTLGKKTRGKKASDKFIVRRKKKK, encoded by the coding sequence ATGGCAATCAGAAAGATGAAAGCTATGACTAACGGTACGAGACATATGTCTTACCTAGTTAGTGAAGAATTAGATAAAAATGTTAGACCTGAAAAATCTTTGACTGTACCTTTAAACTCAGCGTACGGTAGAGATAACTACGGTCACAGAACAGGTAGAAACAGACAAAAAGGTCATAAGAGAATGTATAGAATAATTGATTTCAAAAGAAATAAATTAGACATACCTGCAAAGGTAGCATCTATTCAATATGATCCAAACAGAACAGCAAACATCGCTTTATTACATTATGTAGATGGAGAAAAGAGATATATCTTAGCTCCTAAAGGATTAGTAGCTGGAGACGTTGTAATGGCGGGAGCTAACGCAGAAATCAAGCCAGGAAACGCACTTAAGTTAAAGGATATGCCAGTAGGAACGCAAATCCATAACATTGAATTACAAATTGCTAAAGGTGGACAATTAGTAAGATCTGCAGGAACTTCAGCTAGATTAGTTGCTAAAGAAGGAACTTACTGTCATATCGAATTACCTTCTGGAGAATTAAGATTAATTCATAAAGAATGTATGGCAACTATTGGTGAGATCGGAAACGCTGAACATCAATTAGTTTCAATCGGTAAAGCAGGTAGAAACAGAAACATGGGAAGAAGACCACACGTAAGAGGATCAGCAATGAACCCTTGTGATCATCCACATGGTGGAGGAGAAGGTAGATCACCTATCGGTAGAAAATCTCCTGTTACTCCTTGGGGTAAACCTACTTTAGGTAAGAAAACTAGAGGAAAGAAAGCATCTGATAAGTTCATCGTAAGAAGAAAGAAGAAAAAGTAA
- the rpsC gene encoding 30S ribosomal protein S3, producing the protein MGQKVDPRGLRLGITRTWESAWYAGKKEYANYLHEDMEIRSFVKKAYYHAGISKVKIERTSPSQVVVLIFTAKAGIVIGRKGSEIESLKTKLVKMTGKKVIIKVQEVRNFNKDATLVAEGIATSIEKRVAYKRAMNQAIMRAEKAGAKGIKVMISGRLNGAEIARAEWNVAGKVPLHTLRADIDYATATARTTYGALGIKVWIFNGEVLPTKMEGGVK; encoded by the coding sequence GTGGGACAAAAAGTAGATCCTAGAGGACTAAGACTTGGAATTACAAGAACTTGGGAATCAGCTTGGTATGCTGGAAAAAAAGAGTACGCAAATTACTTACACGAAGATATGGAAATCAGATCTTTCGTAAAGAAAGCTTACTACCATGCAGGAATTTCTAAAGTTAAAATAGAAAGAACTTCACCTTCGCAGGTTGTAGTTTTAATATTCACAGCTAAAGCTGGAATTGTAATTGGAAGAAAAGGTTCTGAAATCGAATCATTAAAGACAAAGTTAGTTAAGATGACTGGTAAAAAAGTTATCATTAAAGTACAAGAAGTTAGAAACTTCAACAAGGACGCAACTTTAGTAGCAGAGGGAATCGCAACTTCAATTGAGAAGAGGGTTGCTTATAAGAGAGCAATGAACCAAGCTATCATGAGAGCTGAAAAAGCTGGAGCAAAAGGAATCAAAGTAATGATTTCAGGAAGACTTAATGGAGCAGAAATCGCTAGAGCAGAATGGAATGTAGCAGGAAAAGTACCTTTACATACTTTAAGAGCTGACATCGACTACGCAACAGCAACTGCTAGAACTACATACGGAGCTTTAGGAATCAAGGTATGGATTTTTAATGGTGAAGTGCTTCCAACTAAGATGGAAGGAGGGGTTAAGTAA